The following proteins are co-located in the Sphingomonas panacis genome:
- the alr gene encoding alanine racemase — protein MNAPHRLRLDSAALVANWRALAALSGPAACGAAIKADGYGLGAVEVARRLAQAGCRDFFVATWAEAEALAPLGLPVAVLHGVREEDMATAPQGFAWPVLNTERQVARWRAAGGGRCDVMVDTGMSRLGIAAAAVCDGTLDGLEIGTLMSHLASADEDSPLNGRQLAAFTSLKGHHPAKRMSLANSAAIAFGRDYAFDLTRPGLALYGGVPREELAGTLRQVVTPEAQILQRRRLQPGDVIGYNALFTAERSTEVAILNLGYADGYWRGFSQRGAAHHGEARLPVLGRVSMDLTAIAVDAVPDLAEGDWVAIDYALPEAAALSGMSQYELLTGLGKRFDRMWVG, from the coding sequence ATGAACGCACCCCATCGTCTGCGGCTCGATAGCGCCGCACTCGTCGCCAATTGGCGTGCCCTCGCTGCGCTGAGTGGACCTGCCGCGTGCGGCGCCGCGATCAAGGCCGACGGCTATGGCCTTGGCGCGGTCGAGGTCGCCCGTCGGTTGGCGCAGGCCGGCTGCCGCGATTTCTTCGTCGCCACCTGGGCCGAGGCCGAGGCGCTCGCGCCGCTCGGCCTGCCGGTCGCGGTGCTTCACGGCGTCCGCGAAGAGGATATGGCCACCGCGCCACAAGGCTTCGCATGGCCGGTGCTCAACACCGAGCGTCAGGTCGCGCGCTGGCGCGCCGCCGGGGGCGGACGGTGCGATGTGATGGTCGACACCGGCATGAGTCGGCTCGGTATCGCGGCCGCTGCGGTTTGCGACGGCACGCTCGACGGGCTGGAGATCGGCACGCTGATGAGCCATCTCGCCAGCGCCGACGAGGATTCGCCGCTCAACGGGCGCCAGCTTGCCGCGTTCACTTCGCTCAAGGGGCACCACCCCGCCAAGCGGATGAGCCTCGCCAATTCCGCCGCGATCGCTTTTGGCCGCGACTATGCCTTCGATCTGACGCGGCCCGGCCTGGCGCTCTACGGTGGCGTGCCGCGCGAAGAGCTTGCCGGCACGCTGCGTCAGGTGGTGACGCCCGAGGCGCAGATCCTCCAGCGCCGTCGTCTCCAGCCCGGCGACGTGATCGGCTACAACGCGCTGTTCACCGCCGAGCGCTCGACGGAAGTGGCGATCCTCAACCTCGGCTACGCCGACGGCTATTGGCGCGGCTTTTCACAGCGCGGCGCGGCCCATCACGGCGAGGCGCGCCTGCCGGTGCTGGGCCGCGTCTCGATGGACCTCACCGCCATAGCAGTCGATGCTGTGCCCGATCTCGCCGAGGGCGACTGGGTCGCGATCGACTATGCACTACCGGAGGCGGCGGCGCTGTCGGGCATGTCCCAATACGAATTGCTCACCGGGCTGGGCAAACGGTTCGACCGGATGTGGGTCGGGTAG
- a CDS encoding acetyl-CoA C-acetyltransferase has translation MTDIVITAAKRTPVGSFLGAFAGVPAHELGRQAIVAALAQAGVSGEEVSEVILGQVLTAAQGQNPARQASMAAGVPKEVPAWGVNQVCGSGLRAVALAAQAIATGDASIVVAGGQESMSMSAHAQALRAGQKMGDLSLIDTMIKDGLTDAFNHYHMGITAENVAEQYQVTRAEQDAFAVRSQNRAEAARGSGRFKDEIAPVTIKGRKGDTIVDADEYIRAGATIESVSGLRPAFKKDGTVTAANASGLNDGAAALVLMSREEAEKRGSPILARIVSWASAGVDPSVMGIGPVPATRRALEKAGWTLADLDLIEANEAFAAQALSVGKELGWDAEKVNVNGGAIAIGHPIGASGARVLTTLLYEMEKRDAKKGLATLCIGGGMGIAMCVER, from the coding sequence ATGACCGATATCGTCATCACCGCCGCCAAGCGCACCCCGGTCGGCAGTTTCCTCGGCGCCTTTGCCGGCGTGCCGGCGCATGAGCTCGGCCGTCAGGCGATCGTCGCCGCGCTCGCGCAGGCGGGCGTATCGGGCGAAGAGGTGTCCGAAGTGATTCTCGGGCAGGTGCTGACTGCGGCGCAGGGCCAGAACCCGGCGCGGCAGGCGTCGATGGCGGCGGGCGTGCCCAAGGAGGTTCCGGCCTGGGGCGTCAACCAGGTGTGCGGATCGGGGCTGCGCGCGGTCGCGCTGGCGGCGCAGGCGATCGCGACCGGCGACGCCAGCATCGTCGTCGCGGGCGGGCAGGAATCGATGTCGATGTCGGCACATGCTCAGGCGCTGCGCGCCGGGCAGAAGATGGGCGATCTTTCGCTGATCGACACGATGATCAAGGACGGGCTGACCGACGCGTTCAACCATTATCACATGGGCATCACCGCCGAGAATGTCGCCGAGCAATATCAGGTGACGCGCGCCGAGCAGGACGCATTCGCGGTGCGGTCACAGAATCGCGCCGAAGCCGCGCGCGGCAGCGGGCGCTTCAAGGACGAGATCGCTCCCGTCACGATCAAGGGCCGCAAGGGCGACACGATCGTCGATGCCGATGAATATATCCGCGCCGGCGCGACGATCGAATCGGTGTCGGGCCTGCGCCCCGCCTTCAAGAAGGACGGCACCGTCACTGCCGCCAACGCCTCTGGCCTCAACGACGGCGCCGCCGCGCTGGTGCTGATGAGCCGCGAGGAAGCCGAGAAGCGCGGGAGCCCGATCCTTGCGCGGATCGTGAGCTGGGCTTCGGCTGGTGTCGATCCTTCGGTGATGGGCATCGGCCCTGTCCCCGCCACCCGCCGCGCGCTGGAGAAGGCGGGCTGGACGCTCGCCGATCTCGACCTGATCGAAGCCAACGAAGCGTTCGCCGCGCAGGCGCTGTCGGTCGGCAAGGAACTCGGCTGGGATGCGGAGAAGGTCAACGTCAACGGCGGCGCGATCGCGATCGGCCACCCGATCGGCGCGAGCGGCGCGCGCGTGCTGACCACCCTGCTCTACGAGATGGAGAAGCGCGACGCGAAGAAGGGTCTGGCGACCTTGTGCATCGGCGGCGGCATGGGCATCGCCATGTGCGTCGAGCGCTGA
- a CDS encoding alpha/beta fold hydrolase codes for MLQSETAESPERRTAALAGLRAFQEAPRGRPRKLAPIRFRKGRVRLRDYGVKGETARPVIVVPSLINGPNILDLTHDVSLLRWLAGTGVRPLLVDWGAPPPRDRGMDLAGHVEQLLLPLIAKVTERLGEPPVLAGYCLGGTMALGAACAATVAGLALIAAPWRFAGFGAGRADIGSLWSAAKPSCEAMGLVPVEVLQSGFWRLDPAKTIAKYEAFARMQPGSPAWKAFIAVEDWANGGAPLPYGAGRQLMEDFIARDLPGSGAWRIAGAVAGPAQLDCPAIEFVSRHDRIVPAASAADLPDRHDVAAGHVGMIVGSRRRAELWEPLADWLSALPRPK; via the coding sequence ATGCTGCAAAGCGAGACTGCGGAATCACCCGAACGTCGCACCGCAGCACTTGCCGGGCTGCGCGCGTTTCAGGAGGCGCCGCGTGGACGCCCGCGCAAGCTTGCGCCGATACGGTTCCGCAAAGGCCGGGTGCGGCTGCGCGATTACGGTGTGAAAGGCGAAACGGCGCGGCCGGTGATCGTGGTGCCGTCGCTTATCAACGGGCCGAATATCCTCGATCTCACCCACGACGTATCGCTGCTGCGGTGGCTGGCGGGCACCGGCGTTCGCCCGCTGCTGGTCGATTGGGGCGCTCCGCCGCCGCGCGACCGTGGCATGGATCTGGCCGGGCATGTCGAGCAACTCCTGCTGCCGCTGATCGCCAAGGTGACCGAGCGGCTCGGCGAACCGCCGGTTCTGGCGGGCTATTGCCTCGGCGGGACGATGGCGCTTGGCGCGGCCTGCGCGGCAACGGTGGCGGGGCTGGCGCTGATCGCGGCGCCGTGGCGCTTCGCCGGGTTCGGCGCCGGCCGCGCCGACATCGGATCGTTGTGGAGTGCCGCCAAGCCAAGCTGCGAGGCGATGGGTCTGGTGCCGGTCGAAGTGCTGCAAAGCGGCTTCTGGCGGCTCGATCCCGCCAAGACGATCGCCAAATACGAGGCGTTCGCGCGGATGCAGCCGGGCAGCCCGGCGTGGAAGGCGTTCATCGCGGTGGAGGACTGGGCGAATGGCGGCGCCCCCCTGCCCTACGGCGCCGGGCGGCAGTTGATGGAGGATTTCATCGCGCGCGATCTCCCCGGCAGCGGCGCATGGCGGATCGCCGGCGCCGTGGCCGGCCCGGCCCAGCTCGATTGCCCGGCGATCGAGTTCGTCTCGCGCCATGACCGGATCGTGCCCGCCGCCAGCGCCGCTGATCTGCCCGACCGGCACGATGTCGCCGCCGGGCATGTCGGCATGATCGTCGGCAGCCGCCGTCGTGCCGAGCTGTGGGAACCGCTTGCGGACTGGCTAAGCGCCCTGCCGCGCCCTAAATAG
- the phaR gene encoding polyhydroxyalkanoate synthesis repressor PhaR — MKKHTAGDGPAIIKKYANRRLYNTETSSYITLEHLAAMTREGRDFKVVDAKSDEDITHNILTQIIMEEESRGETMLPVNFLRQLISMYGDSMQAMVPGYLEASMDSFRRNQLQFKSAVEGAFANSPFAELAKQNMAMFEAATQAFKPGAVGGVAAATPAENGTPLSKDEEIAALKAELGKLVEKIDKLGE; from the coding sequence ATGAAAAAGCATACTGCGGGCGATGGCCCGGCGATCATCAAGAAATACGCCAACCGCCGGCTCTATAATACCGAAACCTCGTCGTACATCACGCTGGAACATCTCGCCGCGATGACGCGCGAGGGGCGCGACTTCAAGGTGGTCGACGCCAAGAGCGACGAGGACATCACGCACAACATCCTCACCCAGATCATCATGGAAGAGGAATCGCGCGGCGAGACGATGCTTCCGGTCAACTTCCTGCGCCAGTTGATCTCGATGTACGGCGATTCGATGCAGGCGATGGTCCCGGGCTATCTGGAAGCGTCGATGGACAGCTTCCGCCGCAACCAGCTCCAGTTCAAGTCGGCGGTCGAGGGCGCGTTCGCCAACTCGCCCTTCGCCGAGCTCGCCAAGCAGAACATGGCGATGTTCGAAGCGGCGACTCAAGCGTTCAAGCCCGGTGCCGTCGGTGGCGTTGCTGCCGCCACGCCTGCGGAAAACGGTACGCCGCTCAGCAAGGACGAGGAAATCGCCGCGTTGAAGGCCGAATTGGGCAAGCTCGTCGAGAAGATCGACAAGCTCGGCGAATAA
- a CDS encoding CpaF family protein, translated as MSAFGRRPGTAGMGTRPAFGVARPMQGAPRPASDADTHAEQFPPLIDLPMPGEIDGMAMGTMPGASHDAMLRLAERQAASGEAGNSRVEGFEASIHKIKEQVLPRLLERVDPEAAATLDKDELAEEFRPIIGEVLAELKLTLNRREQFALEKVLVDELLGLGPLEELLADPNVTDIMVNGPNQTFVERKGKLELAQIQFRDEEHLFQIAQRICNSVGRRVDQTTPLADARLKDGSRVNVIVPPLSLRGTAISIRKFSDKPITLDMMAGFGSMSVKMATALKIAGACRFNVVISGGTGSGKTTMLNALSKMIDPGERVLTIEDAAELRLQQPHWLPLETRPANLEGQGEISIRDLVKNSLRMRPDRIILGEIRGAECFDLLAAMNTGHDGSMCTLHSNSPRECLGRMENMVMMGDIKMPKEAISRQIADSVDMIVQVKRLRDGSRRVTNITEVIGMEGPVIVTQELFKFEYLEESADGKIIGEYRSMGLRPYTLEKARQFGFDQAYLEACL; from the coding sequence ATGAGTGCATTTGGGCGGCGACCGGGAACAGCCGGAATGGGTACGCGCCCCGCCTTCGGCGTCGCGCGCCCGATGCAGGGCGCGCCGCGCCCGGCTTCCGACGCCGATACGCATGCCGAGCAATTCCCGCCGCTGATCGACCTGCCGATGCCCGGAGAGATCGACGGCATGGCGATGGGCACCATGCCGGGTGCCTCGCACGACGCGATGCTGCGGCTGGCCGAGCGGCAGGCGGCTTCGGGCGAGGCTGGCAACAGCCGGGTCGAGGGGTTCGAGGCCTCGATCCACAAGATCAAGGAGCAGGTGCTGCCGCGTCTGCTCGAACGCGTCGATCCCGAGGCCGCCGCGACTCTCGACAAGGACGAGCTCGCCGAGGAATTCCGCCCAATCATCGGCGAGGTGCTCGCCGAATTGAAGCTGACGCTCAACCGGCGCGAGCAGTTCGCTCTGGAGAAGGTGCTGGTCGACGAGCTGCTCGGGCTTGGACCGCTCGAGGAATTGCTGGCCGATCCCAACGTCACCGACATCATGGTCAACGGGCCCAACCAGACCTTCGTCGAGCGCAAGGGCAAGCTCGAGCTCGCGCAGATCCAGTTCCGCGACGAGGAGCATCTGTTCCAGATCGCGCAGCGGATCTGCAACTCGGTCGGCCGCCGCGTCGATCAGACCACGCCGCTCGCCGACGCGCGCCTGAAAGATGGCTCGCGCGTCAACGTGATCGTGCCGCCGCTCTCGCTGCGCGGCACAGCGATCTCGATCCGCAAATTTTCCGACAAGCCGATCACGCTCGATATGATGGCCGGCTTCGGCTCGATGAGCGTCAAGATGGCGACCGCGCTCAAGATCGCGGGGGCGTGCCGGTTCAATGTCGTCATCTCGGGCGGCACCGGCTCGGGCAAGACGACGATGCTCAACGCGCTGTCGAAGATGATCGACCCCGGCGAGCGCGTGCTGACGATCGAGGATGCCGCCGAATTACGCCTGCAGCAGCCGCACTGGCTGCCGCTCGAAACGCGCCCGGCCAACCTCGAAGGTCAGGGCGAGATCAGCATCCGCGATCTTGTGAAGAACTCGCTGCGTATGCGGCCGGACCGCATCATCCTCGGCGAAATCCGCGGCGCCGAGTGTTTCGATCTGCTCGCCGCGATGAACACCGGCCATGACGGCTCGATGTGTACGCTCCACTCCAACTCCCCGCGCGAATGCCTCGGGCGTATGGAGAACATGGTGATGATGGGCGACATCAAGATGCCCAAGGAAGCGATCAGCCGCCAGATCGCCGATTCGGTCGATATGATCGTTCAGGTGAAGCGGCTGCGCGACGGCTCGCGCCGGGTGACCAACATCACCGAGGTGATCGGCATGGAAGGCCCGGTGATCGTCACGCAGGAGCTGTTCAAGTTCGAATATCTGGAGGAGAGCGCCGACGGCAAGATCATCGGCGAGTACCGCTCGATGGGGCTGCGGCCGTACACGCTGGAGAAGGCGCGGCAGTTCGGGTTCGATCAGGCGTATCTGGAGGCGTGTTTGTAG
- a CDS encoding ArnT family glycosyltransferase: MDIVAGPPIRIVAQDDTARLPRAAWVVLGALACAAVLLRFGLFGDPIAGLDEQFYLLVGDRMWHGELPYLDIWDRKPVGLFVLFAGIRLLPGDGVLAAHLVATAFATATALLIAIFARKRVGWMPATMAGIFYLAALNTLWGDTTQTPVFYDLFVMAAACLTVRAAESADDRSKIQLGVAAMALIGIAIQIKTNAIFQGAFFGAWLLWSRWRQSRDVAATLRLMLPLTIAAAVPTVAAMLTYTALGHFDAWWQANILSVIAKGRPADPAAMDNFASSIILTSPALAVALLGLWARTRRFETWDGETAFLLGWIALSVVDFGAIGGYFPHYAIPLVLACCPLIADAFAIRRFGTALFIAVLAWPLFYAVRVAPRVGAKEREYAAKVLAALPGDVRTRCLFIYEGPVAYYQLSHACRVSRFAFTGHLSSTREARALGVDQAQELRATLARQPGTIITIAHSSWTDRNPAMERLLAATLARDYHPIAQLPHRVYTGGHDRLVIWRRNDPAHTARHGNRLAA, translated from the coding sequence ATGGATATTGTCGCTGGCCCGCCCATACGAATCGTTGCCCAAGACGACACCGCGCGCTTGCCGCGCGCCGCGTGGGTGGTGCTTGGCGCACTCGCCTGCGCGGCCGTACTGCTCCGCTTCGGCCTTTTCGGCGACCCGATCGCCGGGCTGGATGAGCAATTCTATCTGCTCGTCGGCGATCGGATGTGGCATGGCGAGCTGCCCTATCTCGACATCTGGGACCGCAAACCGGTCGGGTTGTTCGTACTGTTCGCGGGCATCCGGCTGCTACCCGGCGATGGCGTGCTGGCCGCGCACCTCGTCGCGACCGCTTTCGCCACCGCGACCGCGCTGCTGATCGCGATATTCGCGCGCAAGCGGGTCGGCTGGATGCCGGCGACGATGGCGGGCATCTTCTACCTCGCCGCGCTGAACACTTTGTGGGGGGACACCACCCAGACGCCGGTGTTCTACGATCTGTTCGTCATGGCGGCGGCGTGTCTGACCGTGCGCGCCGCTGAAAGCGCGGATGACCGCAGCAAGATCCAGCTTGGCGTCGCCGCGATGGCACTCATCGGCATTGCGATCCAGATCAAGACCAACGCGATATTCCAGGGTGCGTTCTTCGGCGCATGGCTGCTCTGGTCGCGGTGGCGGCAGAGCCGCGACGTGGCGGCCACGCTGCGCCTGATGCTTCCGCTGACGATCGCGGCGGCCGTGCCGACCGTCGCGGCGATGCTGACCTACACGGCGCTGGGACATTTCGACGCGTGGTGGCAGGCGAATATCCTGTCCGTCATCGCCAAGGGCAGGCCCGCCGACCCGGCGGCGATGGACAATTTCGCAAGCTCGATCATCCTCACGTCGCCCGCGCTCGCGGTCGCGCTGCTCGGGCTCTGGGCCAGAACACGGCGCTTCGAGACATGGGACGGCGAGACCGCCTTCCTGCTCGGCTGGATCGCGCTCTCGGTGGTCGATTTCGGCGCGATCGGCGGATATTTCCCGCATTACGCGATTCCGCTGGTGCTCGCCTGCTGCCCCCTGATCGCGGATGCGTTCGCGATTCGCCGCTTCGGCACCGCACTCTTCATTGCCGTTCTGGCCTGGCCGCTCTTCTATGCGGTCAGAGTGGCCCCTCGCGTCGGCGCGAAGGAGCGGGAGTATGCGGCGAAGGTTCTCGCGGCGCTGCCGGGCGACGTGCGGACACGCTGCCTTTTCATCTACGAAGGCCCGGTCGCCTATTACCAATTGAGCCACGCGTGCCGGGTGTCGCGCTTCGCGTTCACCGGGCATCTCAGTTCGACGCGCGAGGCGCGTGCGCTCGGCGTGGATCAGGCGCAAGAACTGCGTGCCACGCTCGCCCGCCAGCCGGGCACGATCATCACGATCGCGCATTCGAGCTGGACCGACCGTAACCCGGCGATGGAGCGGTTGCTCGCGGCAACGCTTGCGCGCGACTATCATCCGATCGCGCAATTGCCGCACCGCGTCTACACCGGCGGCCACGATCGGCTCGTGATCTGGCGTCGCAACGACCCGGCGCACACTGCGCGGCACGGGAATCGGCTGGCGGCGTGA
- a CDS encoding ATP synthase F1 subunit epsilon — MLHFELVTPEKLVRSEEVYMVVVPGTEGDFGVLEGHAPVMSTIRDGSLQIYRSEKGEPELLSIEGGFAEVNANGLTVLAERAA, encoded by the coding sequence ATGCTGCACTTCGAACTCGTAACGCCTGAAAAGCTCGTCCGCTCGGAAGAGGTCTATATGGTCGTCGTGCCCGGCACCGAGGGCGATTTCGGCGTGCTCGAAGGCCATGCGCCGGTGATGTCGACGATCCGCGACGGGAGCTTGCAGATCTATCGCTCCGAAAAGGGCGAACCCGAGTTGCTCTCCATCGAGGGCGGTTTCGCCGAGGTCAACGCGAACGGGCTGACCGTGCTCGCCGAGCGCGCCGCCTGA
- the atpD gene encoding F0F1 ATP synthase subunit beta, with protein MASVATTNNVGRISQVIGAVVDVAFDQGNLPAILNALETSNNGAKLVLEVAQHLGENTVRTIAMDATEGLMRGQTVTDTGNQIQVPVGPATLGRILNVIGEPIDERGPVNTDLRAPIHAKAPLFVDQSTENAILVTGIKVIDLLAPYAKGGKIGLFGGAGVGKTVLIQELINNIAKGHGGTSVFAGVGERTREGNDLYHEFLDANVIAKDADGNAISEGSKVALVYGQMNEPPGARARVALSGLTIAEYFRDVEGQDVLFFVDNIFRFTQAGAEVSALLGRIPSAVGYQPTLSTDMGALQERITSTNKGSITSVQAVYVPADDLTDPAPATSFAHLDATTVLNRAISELGIYPAVDPLDSTSRVLEPRVVGQEHYETARAVQSTLQKYKSLQDIIAILGMDELSEEDKLTVSRARKIQRFLSQPFHVAEVFTGIPGKFVQIEDTVKSFKAVVEGEYDHLPEAAFYMVGGIEEAIAKAEKMAQEA; from the coding sequence ATCGCTTCCGTAGCGACCACCAACAACGTAGGCCGCATCAGCCAGGTGATCGGCGCGGTCGTCGACGTGGCGTTCGATCAGGGCAATCTGCCCGCGATCCTGAACGCGCTCGAGACCAGCAACAACGGCGCCAAGCTGGTGCTCGAAGTGGCGCAGCATCTCGGCGAGAACACCGTCCGCACGATCGCGATGGACGCGACCGAGGGCCTGATGCGCGGCCAGACGGTGACCGACACCGGCAACCAGATTCAGGTTCCGGTCGGCCCGGCGACGCTCGGCCGAATCCTCAACGTGATCGGTGAGCCGATCGATGAGCGCGGCCCGGTCAACACCGATCTGCGCGCGCCGATCCATGCCAAGGCGCCGCTGTTCGTCGATCAGTCGACCGAGAACGCGATCCTGGTCACCGGCATCAAGGTGATCGATCTGCTCGCGCCGTATGCCAAGGGCGGCAAGATCGGCCTGTTCGGCGGCGCCGGCGTCGGCAAGACCGTGCTGATCCAGGAACTGATCAACAACATCGCCAAGGGCCACGGCGGCACCTCGGTGTTCGCCGGCGTCGGCGAGCGGACCCGCGAGGGCAACGATCTGTACCACGAGTTCCTCGACGCCAACGTGATCGCCAAGGATGCCGACGGCAATGCGATCTCCGAAGGCTCGAAAGTTGCGCTGGTATACGGCCAGATGAACGAGCCGCCCGGCGCGCGCGCGCGCGTCGCACTCTCGGGTTTGACGATCGCCGAATATTTCCGCGATGTCGAAGGCCAGGACGTTTTGTTCTTCGTCGACAACATCTTCCGCTTCACGCAGGCAGGCGCGGAAGTGTCGGCACTGCTCGGCCGCATCCCGTCGGCGGTGGGCTATCAGCCGACGCTGTCGACCGACATGGGCGCTCTCCAGGAGCGCATCACCTCGACCAACAAGGGCTCGATCACCTCGGTGCAGGCCGTGTACGTTCCGGCCGACGATCTCACCGATCCGGCGCCGGCGACGTCGTTCGCCCACTTGGACGCGACGACCGTGCTCAACCGCGCGATCTCGGAACTCGGCATTTATCCGGCGGTCGATCCGCTCGATTCGACCAGCCGCGTTCTCGAACCCCGCGTCGTCGGCCAGGAGCATTACGAGACCGCGCGTGCGGTTCAGTCGACGCTCCAGAAGTACAAGTCGCTTCAGGACATCATCGCGATTCTCGGCATGGACGAGCTTTCGGAAGAGGATAAGCTGACCGTGTCGCGTGCGCGGAAAATCCAGCGCTTCCTGTCGCAGCCGTTCCACGTCGCCGAGGTCTTCACCGGCATTCCGGGCAAGTTCGTCCAGATCGAGGACACGGTGAAGTCGTTCAAGGCTGTCGTGGAAGGTGAATATGATCACCTGCCCGAAGCCGCTTTCTACATGGTCGGCGGCATTGAGGAAGCGATCGCCAAGGCCGAGAAGATGGCGCAGGAGGCGTAA
- a CDS encoding F0F1 ATP synthase subunit gamma has product MASLKALKIRIGSVKSTQKITKAMKMVAAAKLRRAQEAAIAARPYASRLERVMASLASKVTVSESSPKLLAGTGRDQVHLLIVATSERGLAGAFNSNIVRAARRKAEELEKAGKTVKIYVAGKKGRVIKRFYPTQVVVDHEMSHIKTVAFADAKAITDDVIARYEAGEFDVAHLFYARFQSALVQEPIGRQIIPVALPANDDSVVSDGGAAVEYEPDEESILADLLPRNIAIQIFGALLENAASEQGSRMTAMENATRNAGDMIKRLSIQYNRARQAAITTELVEIISGAEAL; this is encoded by the coding sequence ATGGCGTCGTTGAAGGCCCTCAAGATCCGCATCGGCTCGGTGAAGTCGACGCAGAAGATCACCAAGGCGATGAAGATGGTCGCCGCCGCCAAGCTGCGCCGTGCGCAGGAAGCGGCAATCGCCGCGCGCCCCTATGCGAGCCGGCTGGAGCGCGTGATGGCGAGCCTCGCATCGAAGGTGACGGTGAGCGAATCCTCGCCGAAGCTTTTGGCCGGCACGGGCCGCGACCAGGTCCATCTACTCATCGTCGCGACCTCCGAGCGCGGCCTCGCGGGTGCGTTCAACTCGAACATCGTCCGCGCCGCGCGCCGCAAGGCCGAGGAACTGGAAAAGGCCGGCAAGACCGTCAAGATCTACGTTGCCGGCAAGAAGGGGCGCGTCATCAAGCGCTTCTACCCGACTCAGGTCGTGGTCGATCATGAGATGAGCCACATCAAGACGGTCGCCTTCGCTGACGCCAAAGCGATCACCGACGATGTGATCGCCCGCTATGAAGCGGGCGAGTTCGACGTCGCGCACCTGTTCTACGCGCGCTTCCAGTCGGCACTGGTGCAGGAGCCGATCGGCCGGCAGATCATCCCGGTTGCGTTGCCCGCGAACGACGATTCGGTGGTGAGCGACGGCGGTGCCGCGGTCGAATACGAGCCCGACGAGGAGTCGATCCTCGCCGACCTGCTGCCGCGCAACATCGCGATCCAGATCTTCGGCGCGCTGCTGGAGAATGCCGCGTCCGAGCAAGGCAGCCGCATGACCGCGATGGAAAACGCCACGCGCAACGCCGGCGACATGATCAAGCGTCTCAGCATCCAGTACAACCGAGCCCGCCAGGCCGCGATCACGACCGAACTGGTGGAAATCATTTCCGGCGCGGAAGCGCTGTAA